One window of Hujiaoplasma nucleasis genomic DNA carries:
- a CDS encoding lipoate--protein ligase family protein, producing the protein MAFLISHSNDILRNLAIEEYLLRRKDIQEDILFLWYGSKAFVYGRNQNPFIEIHPDYILDDSIIKVRRISGGGTIYQDQGTLNFSIITNDFKNRINNYEYFLESIKNILKSQGLNVHFKPKSHLFVDDYKISGNAQAFINNKLLHHGTILYDTDLDIIQKALIHFQANAQGHQVLSNKQAVINLKDMIGLSKEELMNQISYQMIHDYHINESEIEIEEEKIQEIIKNKYQTWEWNYGKTPTFTIKEAIDDSVCDITIEKGYIVKISPLVDDRLLNTKYFNQDYIKHIKRT; encoded by the coding sequence ATGGCCTTTCTAATCAGTCATTCAAATGATATTTTAAGGAACTTAGCCATAGAAGAATATTTGTTAAGAAGAAAAGATATTCAAGAAGATATTCTCTTTCTTTGGTATGGATCCAAAGCCTTTGTTTATGGAAGAAATCAAAATCCATTCATTGAAATACACCCTGATTATATCCTGGATGATTCTATCATCAAAGTGAGAAGAATTTCTGGGGGTGGAACCATCTACCAAGACCAAGGTACCCTAAATTTTTCGATAATTACAAATGACTTTAAGAATAGAATCAATAATTATGAATATTTTTTAGAATCGATTAAGAATATTTTAAAATCACAGGGTCTAAACGTACACTTTAAACCAAAATCTCATTTATTTGTCGATGATTATAAGATATCTGGTAATGCTCAGGCGTTTATTAATAATAAACTCCTACATCATGGGACAATTTTATATGATACTGATCTTGATATTATTCAAAAAGCATTAATTCATTTTCAAGCAAATGCTCAAGGGCATCAAGTCTTATCTAATAAACAGGCTGTTATTAATTTAAAAGATATGATTGGTTTATCAAAAGAAGAACTCATGAATCAAATAAGCTATCAGATGATTCATGACTATCATATTAATGAGAGCGAAATAGAAATAGAAGAAGAAAAAATTCAAGAAATAATTAAAAATAAATATCAAACTTGGGAATGGAATTATGGCAAAACACCGACCTTTACCATAAAAGAGGCTATTGATGATTCGGTCTGTGATATTACTATAGAAAAAGGATATATTGTTAAAATATCTCCCCTAGTTGATGATCGATTATTAAATACCAAATATTTCAATCAAGATTATATTAAACATATAAAAAGAACCTAA
- a CDS encoding MATE family efflux transporter: protein MDQARSDLLGKTNVKKALIQLSIPATIAMIVTALYNLTDTIFVGQGSGDIAIGALSIANPVQMIVMAFGLMIGVGASSIFSRAYGRNDKVTMRRSVNTAIFMGVFFSVLIAVIGLIFLDDLLLFFGATDGPDGNLHYAEDYLFYILIGLVPFSLSVIFNNLARAEGRAKIAMISMVIGAGVNIILDPIFIFDWGLNMGVKGAAIATVIAKTASFIYVFLASISSQSKLNIDLKKLYEIDKKMVLEISTIGFSSFIRNALGAFLVIIINNIIKDISLTPEIHISIFGVVNRLVMFLLMPGFGLVQGLQPIVGYNFGAKLYHRLHEVIAYAMKLLSYYFVGALLFTMVLAKPLFMLFTSESNSLLLSEGPAALRVVALGFGVIGFQVILSSVYQAMGYPLRAFLVAASRQFILFIPILFILTHYFGIEGIWWTFFAADVIAGIGSMFVYRYEMKDLHDKINIPVQQLT from the coding sequence ATGGACCAGGCAAGAAGTGATTTGTTAGGAAAAACAAATGTTAAAAAAGCTTTAATACAATTATCTATACCTGCCACAATCGCAATGATTGTGACAGCTTTATATAATTTAACTGATACTATTTTTGTTGGACAAGGTTCTGGTGATATTGCTATTGGAGCTTTATCAATAGCAAATCCAGTACAAATGATTGTTATGGCTTTTGGATTAATGATTGGGGTTGGAGCTTCGTCAATATTTTCAAGAGCTTATGGTAGAAACGATAAGGTTACCATGCGTAGGTCAGTTAATACTGCCATATTTATGGGGGTATTTTTTTCTGTATTAATTGCAGTTATCGGTTTGATATTTTTAGATGATTTATTATTGTTTTTTGGCGCTACTGATGGGCCGGATGGAAATCTTCATTACGCAGAAGATTATTTATTTTATATTTTAATAGGACTTGTGCCTTTTTCTTTATCTGTGATATTTAATAATCTTGCAAGGGCAGAAGGCCGAGCTAAGATTGCGATGATTTCCATGGTAATTGGCGCGGGAGTTAATATTATATTAGACCCAATATTTATTTTTGATTGGGGATTAAATATGGGTGTAAAGGGTGCAGCTATTGCGACTGTAATTGCAAAAACAGCTTCTTTTATCTATGTATTTTTAGCCTCTATTTCATCACAATCAAAATTAAATATAGATCTAAAAAAATTGTATGAAATTGATAAAAAGATGGTGCTGGAAATCTCTACTATAGGTTTTTCATCTTTTATAAGGAATGCTTTAGGTGCTTTTTTAGTCATCATTATTAATAATATTATTAAAGATATATCATTGACTCCTGAAATACATATTTCTATATTTGGAGTCGTTAATCGACTGGTTATGTTTTTATTGATGCCTGGTTTTGGTTTGGTACAAGGTTTACAACCTATTGTGGGATACAATTTTGGTGCAAAATTATATCATCGTTTACATGAGGTTATTGCCTATGCAATGAAACTATTAAGTTACTATTTTGTTGGCGCATTATTATTTACAATGGTTTTAGCAAAACCACTGTTTATGCTCTTTACTTCAGAAAGCAATTCCTTATTATTATCCGAAGGTCCGGCAGCCTTACGGGTTGTTGCTTTAGGATTTGGTGTTATTGGTTTCCAAGTCATCCTGTCTTCAGTTTACCAAGCCATGGGTTATCCATTAAGAGCCTTTTTGGTTGCTGCTTCTAGACAATTTATTTTGTTTATACCTATATTATTTATCTTGACCCATTACTTTGGGATAGAAGGTATTTGGTGGACATTCTTTGCAGCTGATGTTATTGCTGGTATAGGTTCAATGTTTGTATATAGGTATGAAATGAAAGATTTACATGATAAAATAAATATACCTGTTCAACAATTAACATAA
- a CDS encoding complex I subunit 5 family protein gives MKRKIKILDKMVKSNSILVGLSLLVLIFFIAFLSNWFSFQNFLVESRFYQEYLNFLNKQSLDIFVIILIPVIGATFDLIFRDKNVDGRDKALIYMGFFVIVFMILIYPKVLMGTIDYQYKDVLLLGISFHIDMLSYTVLLISSFVWFYVIVYAHEYMKHELHSTRFFFFLALTYSSVLGTMMSGDLLTMFLFFEIMTIASYTLVIHGQNDESYKAGYNYIIMGLIGGFLILTAILLLYFNLGDLSFESAISELSQMGSIKYWIIGLIIFGFGIKAGMAPVHVWLPRAHPVAPTPASALLSGVMIKVGAFGIIRVVTSYYFPDSSSIDHSLWLTSKNIGYVIIWSGIITMVMGMILALQQANIKKLLAYSSISQMGYILMGIGIGLYLGYEGAMGYTGAIYHIINHALFKSLLFMVAGVVYYHTHELNMYKLGGIWKKLPVTTIIFVIGMLGVIGMPLFNGYISKTILHHGIVEAYQHGSQIFILAEILFIITSIGTVAYLVKMFYYVFIKDNQKEYKDLTFDFSSLDLALISMSLIIILIGLNPNFILKQFILPQLNNLAYSSHFIETYIQPLNVFKFYDIIMALMIIFVGSVAFLIGKKFSLLSLHFPKWLSIEYLFFYPAYLLMKNLCKIIYGHKCPYNEEEFIKLSDDDLNNVGFIDRFVITVNVLNRRYEQSLIYADAFIYVFVLSGVFIYFFFYYIL, from the coding sequence ATGAAAAGAAAAATTAAAATTCTTGATAAAATGGTCAAATCTAATTCAATTTTAGTTGGATTATCTTTGTTGGTTTTAATTTTCTTTATTGCTTTTTTAAGCAATTGGTTTTCTTTTCAAAATTTCCTTGTTGAAAGTCGTTTTTATCAAGAGTATTTAAATTTTTTAAATAAACAATCACTTGATATATTTGTAATTATTCTTATTCCAGTTATTGGAGCTACCTTTGATCTTATTTTTAGAGATAAAAATGTTGATGGAAGAGATAAGGCATTGATCTATATGGGCTTTTTTGTGATTGTTTTCATGATTTTGATTTATCCTAAGGTCTTGATGGGGACCATAGATTATCAATATAAGGATGTATTGTTACTGGGTATAAGTTTTCATATAGATATGTTAAGTTATACAGTTTTATTAATATCTTCCTTTGTTTGGTTTTATGTAATCGTCTATGCTCATGAATATATGAAACATGAGTTGCATAGTACACGTTTCTTTTTCTTTTTAGCTTTAACTTATAGTTCGGTTTTAGGGACCATGATGTCAGGCGACTTATTAACTATGTTTTTATTTTTTGAAATTATGACAATAGCGTCTTATACTCTAGTGATTCATGGCCAGAATGATGAGTCTTATAAAGCTGGATATAACTATATAATTATGGGTCTTATCGGTGGTTTTCTTATATTGACTGCTATTTTGTTATTGTATTTTAATCTTGGAGATTTAAGTTTTGAATCAGCCATTAGTGAACTTAGTCAAATGGGATCAATTAAGTATTGGATTATTGGTTTGATAATCTTTGGTTTTGGAATTAAAGCAGGTATGGCACCAGTCCATGTTTGGTTGCCAAGGGCTCATCCAGTTGCCCCTACTCCAGCCAGTGCTTTGTTATCTGGGGTAATGATAAAAGTTGGGGCTTTCGGGATTATTAGAGTTGTGACATCTTATTATTTCCCTGATAGTTCATCCATAGATCACTCATTATGGCTTACATCTAAAAATATTGGATATGTCATTATATGGTCTGGAATAATTACCATGGTAATGGGAATGATTCTTGCTTTACAACAAGCTAATATAAAAAAATTATTAGCTTATTCATCTATTTCGCAAATGGGTTATATCTTAATGGGCATAGGCATAGGGCTTTATTTAGGTTATGAAGGCGCTATGGGATACACTGGAGCTATTTACCATATTATTAATCATGCTTTATTTAAGTCTTTGTTATTTATGGTTGCTGGTGTTGTTTATTATCACACCCATGAATTAAATATGTATAAATTAGGTGGTATTTGGAAGAAATTACCTGTCACAACTATAATTTTTGTGATAGGTATGTTGGGTGTTATTGGTATGCCATTGTTTAACGGATATATATCTAAAACTATATTACATCACGGCATAGTTGAGGCTTATCAACACGGTTCGCAAATTTTTATTCTTGCTGAAATATTATTTATTATAACAAGTATAGGTACTGTAGCTTATTTAGTGAAAATGTTCTATTATGTTTTCATTAAGGACAATCAAAAAGAATATAAGGATTTGACTTTTGATTTCTCATCATTAGATTTGGCTTTAATATCGATGAGTTTAATTATTATATTAATCGGTTTGAATCCTAATTTTATTCTTAAACAATTTATATTACCTCAATTAAATAATCTTGCTTACTCAAGTCATTTTATTGAGACATATATCCAACCATTAAATGTATTTAAATTTTATGATATTATAATGGCTTTAATGATTATCTTCGTGGGAAGTGTAGCATTTCTAATAGGAAAGAAGTTCTCATTATTAAGCTTGCATTTTCCAAAGTGGTTAAGTATAGAGTATTTGTTTTTTTATCCTGCTTACTTGTTAATGAAAAACCTATGTAAAATAATTTATGGACACAAGTGCCCTTACAATGAAGAAGAGTTTATAAAATTGAGTGATGATGATTTGAATAATGTTGGTTTTATTGATCGTTTTGTGATTACTGTTAATGTTCTTAATCGTCGTTATGAACAAAGTTTAATCTATGCAGATGCTTTTATTTATGTGTTTGTATTATCAGGTGTCTTTATATACTTTTTCTTCTATTATATATTGTAA